One Yimella lutea DNA window includes the following coding sequences:
- a CDS encoding ArsA family ATPase — MSSEFSIDDLLHDEAIRTIVCCGSGGVGKTTTSAAIAIRAAEQGRRVAVLTIDPAKRLAQAIGLEHLDNEPEPVTTIDASAGGSLDAMMLDMKRTFDEVVIRHAAPEKVQQILDNPFYQAVSSSFAGTQEYMAMERLGQLMSETAADGELRWDLVVVDTPPSRSALDFLDAPERLGTFLDGRFIRLMTAPARAGGRAYLKLMSVGVSSVTTVMSKILGAQLLSDAQTFIAALETMFGGFRERADHTYALLKDPATAFVVVATPERDALREAAYFVDRLEEDGMPLAGLVVNRVQMTYVPSVNAARALSAADAMDEVPDRSSGWRPTDTAALLRLHADVTELGVRHAEAIDRFRLLHPQVPVGQVAAAGHDVNDIAELREIGEELAG, encoded by the coding sequence ATGAGCAGCGAGTTCTCGATCGACGACCTGTTGCACGACGAGGCGATCCGTACCATCGTTTGCTGCGGCTCCGGCGGTGTGGGCAAGACCACGACGTCCGCCGCGATCGCGATCCGTGCCGCCGAACAGGGACGCCGCGTCGCGGTACTGACGATCGACCCCGCGAAGCGATTGGCGCAGGCGATCGGTCTCGAGCACCTCGACAACGAACCCGAGCCGGTCACGACCATCGATGCCTCGGCGGGCGGATCGCTCGACGCGATGATGCTCGACATGAAGCGCACCTTCGATGAGGTGGTGATCCGGCACGCCGCACCGGAGAAGGTTCAGCAGATTCTCGACAACCCCTTCTACCAAGCCGTTTCCAGTTCCTTCGCCGGCACCCAGGAGTACATGGCGATGGAGCGACTCGGTCAGCTCATGAGCGAGACGGCTGCCGACGGAGAGCTGCGATGGGACCTCGTCGTCGTCGACACTCCCCCGTCGCGTTCGGCGCTGGACTTCCTGGACGCCCCCGAGCGCTTGGGCACCTTCCTGGACGGTCGCTTCATCCGCTTGATGACGGCGCCGGCCCGAGCAGGTGGCCGGGCCTATCTGAAGCTGATGAGTGTCGGCGTCTCGTCGGTGACGACCGTGATGTCGAAGATCCTCGGTGCCCAATTACTTTCGGACGCACAGACATTCATCGCCGCACTGGAGACGATGTTCGGTGGGTTCCGCGAGCGTGCCGACCATACGTACGCGCTGCTGAAAGATCCGGCAACAGCCTTCGTCGTCGTCGCGACCCCGGAACGGGACGCACTGCGAGAGGCCGCGTACTTCGTCGACCGTCTGGAGGAGGACGGCATGCCGTTGGCCGGGCTGGTGGTCAACCGGGTGCAAATGACGTACGTGCCGTCGGTCAATGCAGCGCGAGCACTTAGCGCAGCGGACGCGATGGACGAGGTACCGGACCGGTCAAGCGGATGGCGACCGACGGACACCGCCGCACTGCTTCGGCTGCACGCTGATGTCACCGAACTCGGCGTGCGGCACGCCGAGGCGATCGACCGATTCCGATTACTGCACCCGCAGGTGCCGGTCGGCCAGGTGGCCGCAGCAGGTCACGACGTCAACGACATCGCGGAACTACGCGAGATCGGCGAGGAACTCGCCGGCTGA
- a CDS encoding ArsA-related P-loop ATPase has protein sequence MTWDGARVHIVTGKGGTGKTTVAGALALALADRGKQVLLAEVESRQGISQLLDIPPLGEVETRVARGADGGSVWGISVDAKAALLEYLQMFYKLGMAGGMLERFGVIDFATTIAPGVRDVLLIGKVYEAARRRTSRRGVRHDQIYDAIVLDAPPTGRIGRFLNVNQEVAGLAKVGPIKSQAESIMQLLTGPDTLVHLVTLLEEMPVQETLDAAGELRGLGLSIGNVVVNQERADVLSKRALAHLQSDDADLADLESDLAASGLRVGPTLVNGLVQAGRDLGDRLDLQAEELADLRALDRPIVHLPFVPGGVDAGGLRHLSAALMEGVR, from the coding sequence ATGACCTGGGACGGCGCGCGTGTGCACATCGTGACCGGCAAGGGCGGCACCGGCAAGACAACCGTCGCCGGCGCGCTCGCCCTTGCACTGGCCGACCGCGGCAAACAGGTCCTGCTCGCCGAAGTCGAGAGCCGGCAGGGCATCAGTCAACTGCTCGACATCCCGCCGTTGGGAGAGGTCGAGACGCGAGTGGCGCGCGGCGCGGACGGCGGCAGCGTCTGGGGCATCTCGGTCGATGCGAAGGCGGCGCTGCTGGAGTACCTGCAGATGTTCTACAAGCTCGGCATGGCCGGCGGGATGCTGGAACGGTTCGGCGTGATCGACTTCGCGACCACGATCGCACCGGGCGTGCGCGACGTCCTGCTCATCGGCAAGGTCTACGAAGCCGCCCGCCGACGCACCTCCCGGCGCGGTGTCCGCCACGACCAGATCTACGACGCGATCGTGCTCGACGCACCACCCACCGGACGCATCGGACGCTTCCTCAACGTCAACCAGGAGGTCGCCGGGCTGGCGAAGGTCGGACCGATCAAGTCGCAGGCCGAATCGATCATGCAGTTGCTGACCGGCCCGGACACGCTCGTCCATCTGGTCACGTTGCTGGAGGAGATGCCGGTGCAGGAGACGCTCGACGCCGCCGGCGAACTGCGGGGCTTAGGACTCTCGATCGGAAATGTCGTGGTCAATCAGGAGCGCGCGGACGTGCTCAGCAAGCGCGCGCTGGCGCATCTGCAGTCCGACGACGCCGACCTCGCAGACCTCGAATCAGACCTGGCCGCAAGCGGATTGCGCGTCGGCCCGACTCTGGTCAACGGACTCGTCCAAGCCGGACGCGACCTCGGTGACCGACTCGACCTGCAGGCCGAGGAACTCGCCGACCTGCGCGCGCTCGATCGTCCGATCGTGCACCTGCCGTTCGTCCCCGGCGGCGTCGATGCCGGCGGCCTGCGCCACCTGTCCGCCGCACTGATGGAAGGTGTGCGATGA
- a CDS encoding alpha/beta fold hydrolase produces MDRLPDEPARGPDRTLPYGPAADQVIDRYDGSGPGLVVLVHGGFWKPAYDREHLRPMAAALSDNGFEVSLVEYRRPESGRWPVISADIRAALAHLGGVPAVIVGHSAGGQLAVWSLHQPEGAGLVGAVSLAGCLDLRSADHDGLGAGAVRALFDGAPPSNADPIRLPPRQPVVAVHGDADLDVPIEISRHYAQRTGARLVEIPGADHWPLITPGTDAFDVTIDSIRTLFARS; encoded by the coding sequence GTGGACCGCCTGCCCGACGAGCCGGCCCGGGGGCCGGATCGCACCCTCCCGTACGGCCCGGCCGCGGACCAGGTGATCGACCGCTACGACGGATCGGGCCCGGGCCTGGTCGTGCTGGTGCACGGTGGATTCTGGAAACCCGCGTACGACCGCGAGCACCTTCGTCCGATGGCGGCCGCCTTGAGCGACAACGGTTTCGAGGTCTCACTCGTCGAATACCGACGTCCCGAGAGCGGGCGGTGGCCGGTCATTTCGGCCGACATCCGTGCGGCATTGGCACACCTGGGCGGCGTACCGGCGGTGATCGTCGGACACTCCGCCGGCGGACAGCTCGCGGTCTGGTCGTTGCACCAACCCGAAGGTGCCGGACTCGTCGGTGCGGTCAGCCTGGCCGGCTGTCTCGACCTGCGCTCGGCAGACCACGACGGGCTCGGCGCCGGCGCAGTGCGAGCGTTGTTCGACGGTGCGCCACCATCGAACGCCGACCCCATCCGGCTCCCGCCTCGGCAGCCGGTCGTGGCGGTCCACGGGGACGCGGATCTCGACGTCCCGATCGAGATCTCGCGCCACTACGCGCAGCGCACCGGAGCCCGACTGGTGGAGATTCCCGGCGCCGATCACTGGCCGCTCATCACGCCCGGAACCGATGCGTTCGACGTCACGATCGATTCGATCCGGACGCTGTTCGCCCGCAGCTAG
- a CDS encoding NAD(P)/FAD-dependent oxidoreductase has product MAKVLRPLSGSGTPHVVVVGAGMVGLSTAWYLQEHGVQVTVIERSGVAAGSSWGNAGWISPGLCVPLSDPSVLKYGLKAVLDPDSPLFIPLKPDVRLASFLLGFARRCTPGQWRKTMDLFVPVNRLAIGAYDELESNGVAARSHEAPIMAAFRRAEDAKGLEHEIELIHEAGLDLEATEVDNATLRAELPIISPDVEKAIRLGGQRYINPGEYVDALAQAVQERGGRLVIGANARALRHGPGGVTVEMMSGEPVSGDAVVIATGAWLPELAKTCGVRVPVRAGRGYSFSVSVTDENARPVPCPVYFPHERVACTPLGDRLRVGGTMEFAGTEDPLSADRVAAIRRSGEPLLTGVNWDDQQDVWVGGRPVTVDGLPLIGETKVPGVYVNGGHGMWGITLGPLSGRLLAEQMVTGQVPCELTPFSPTR; this is encoded by the coding sequence ATGGCCAAGGTCCTCCGCCCACTGAGCGGATCGGGCACACCGCACGTCGTCGTCGTCGGAGCCGGGATGGTCGGTCTGTCGACCGCCTGGTACTTGCAGGAGCACGGCGTGCAGGTCACTGTCATCGAGCGGTCGGGTGTTGCGGCGGGTAGTTCGTGGGGCAACGCGGGGTGGATCTCGCCGGGTCTGTGCGTGCCGCTCTCGGACCCGTCGGTGCTCAAGTACGGGCTGAAGGCCGTGCTCGACCCGGACTCTCCGCTGTTCATCCCGCTGAAGCCTGACGTCCGGCTCGCGTCCTTCCTGCTCGGGTTCGCCCGCCGCTGCACCCCGGGTCAGTGGAGGAAGACGATGGACCTCTTCGTGCCGGTGAACCGTCTGGCCATCGGTGCGTACGACGAACTCGAGAGCAACGGTGTCGCGGCGAGGTCCCACGAGGCGCCGATCATGGCAGCGTTCCGCAGGGCCGAGGACGCGAAGGGCCTCGAGCACGAGATCGAACTCATCCACGAAGCAGGCCTCGACCTCGAGGCCACCGAGGTCGACAACGCCACCCTGCGGGCTGAACTGCCGATCATCAGCCCCGACGTGGAGAAGGCGATCCGACTCGGCGGACAGCGTTACATCAACCCCGGCGAGTACGTCGACGCGCTGGCGCAGGCCGTGCAGGAGCGTGGCGGACGACTGGTCATCGGTGCGAACGCTCGCGCCCTGCGTCACGGCCCCGGCGGAGTGACCGTCGAGATGATGAGCGGCGAGCCGGTGTCCGGTGACGCCGTCGTGATCGCCACCGGTGCCTGGCTGCCCGAGCTCGCCAAGACATGTGGCGTCCGTGTGCCAGTGCGGGCCGGCCGCGGCTACAGCTTCTCCGTCTCGGTCACCGACGAGAACGCGCGTCCGGTGCCGTGCCCGGTCTACTTCCCGCACGAGCGGGTGGCGTGCACGCCGCTCGGCGATCGGCTGCGGGTCGGCGGGACGATGGAGTTCGCCGGCACCGAGGACCCGCTGAGCGCCGACCGCGTGGCCGCCATTCGCCGCAGCGGCGAACCGTTGCTCACCGGAGTGAACTGGGACGACCAGCAGGACGTCTGGGTCGGCGGCCGTCCGGTGACCGTCGACGGTCTGCCCCTGATCGGCGAGACCAAGGTGCCGGGTGTCTACGTCAACGGCGGCCACGGCATGTGGGGCATCACCCTCGGCCCGCTGTCCGGCAGGCTGCTCGCCGAGCAGATGGTCACCGGTCAGGTGCCCTGCGAACTCACGCCCTTCTCACCGACGCGATAA
- a CDS encoding DUF4177 domain-containing protein → MTKWEYATVPLIVHATKQILDQWGEDGWELVQVLTGDNGNLVAYLKRQKG, encoded by the coding sequence ATGACCAAGTGGGAGTACGCCACCGTCCCGTTGATCGTCCACGCCACCAAGCAGATCCTCGACCAATGGGGTGAGGACGGCTGGGAGCTGGTGCAGGTCCTCACCGGTGACAACGGCAACCTCGTCGCCTACCTCAAGCGCCAGAAGGGCTGA
- a CDS encoding RidA family protein, producing MSEVENRLSELGLTVPAVAAPVAAYVPAIRDGNIVMTSGQLPMVDGKLAATGKVGAEVSPEDAAQLAQTCALNAIAAVKSIVDDLDSVRVVKVVGFVASDPSFTGQPAVINGASELFAKAFGENGAHARSAVGVAVLPLDAPVEVEVTVSVRD from the coding sequence ATGTCCGAAGTCGAGAACCGGCTGTCCGAACTCGGGCTGACCGTCCCCGCAGTCGCCGCCCCCGTCGCCGCATACGTGCCGGCGATCCGTGACGGCAACATCGTGATGACCTCCGGCCAGTTGCCGATGGTCGACGGCAAGCTCGCCGCAACCGGCAAGGTCGGTGCCGAAGTCTCGCCCGAGGACGCCGCCCAGCTGGCTCAGACCTGCGCACTGAACGCGATCGCTGCGGTGAAGAGCATCGTCGACGACCTCGACAGCGTGCGCGTGGTCAAGGTCGTTGGCTTCGTGGCCAGCGACCCCTCGTTCACCGGTCAGCCGGCCGTGATCAACGGTGCCAGCGAACTGTTCGCCAAGGCGTTCGGTGAGAACGGCGCGCACGCCCGCTCGGCCGTCGGCGTCGCAGTGCTGCCGCTCGACGCGCCGGTCGAGGTCGAAGTCACGGTGTCGGTGCGCGACTGA
- a CDS encoding NUDIX hydrolase produces the protein MNDQPRVIERLWQPAPKLGGLASDWVHAGSPGGVQARRAATVMLLRDEPGGVEVFMMRRVATMAFAPSMWVFPGGGVDDRDAHVLPAWAGPSPQEWSERLGEPVDVATSLVVAAAREVFEESGVLLAARGDDAIVSPDEHPERDADRAALLAREVSFAQLLQQRGMTLRTDLLQAQDHWVTPEFEPKRYDTWFFAALMPDGQDADDQTTESDISRWVRPADLLADLESGDAVMLPPTELQLERIRRAPDAQAMVRLRPPLMTVMPVAEMGPEGVRLRTRYYG, from the coding sequence ATGAACGACCAGCCGCGGGTGATCGAACGCCTGTGGCAGCCTGCCCCGAAACTCGGCGGGCTCGCGTCGGACTGGGTCCACGCGGGTTCGCCGGGCGGGGTGCAAGCCCGGCGGGCCGCCACCGTCATGCTGCTGCGTGACGAGCCCGGTGGGGTCGAGGTCTTCATGATGCGCCGGGTCGCCACGATGGCATTCGCGCCGTCGATGTGGGTCTTCCCCGGCGGAGGCGTCGACGACCGCGACGCGCATGTGTTGCCGGCGTGGGCCGGGCCCTCGCCGCAGGAGTGGAGCGAGCGTCTCGGCGAACCCGTCGACGTCGCGACCTCCCTGGTCGTCGCGGCCGCTCGGGAGGTCTTCGAGGAGTCCGGAGTGCTGCTCGCCGCACGCGGCGACGACGCGATCGTGTCGCCGGACGAGCACCCCGAGCGGGACGCCGACCGCGCAGCGCTGCTTGCCAGGGAGGTGTCGTTCGCGCAGCTGCTGCAACAGCGCGGCATGACCCTGCGGACAGATCTGCTGCAGGCGCAGGATCACTGGGTGACGCCGGAGTTCGAGCCCAAGCGGTACGACACCTGGTTCTTCGCCGCGCTCATGCCCGACGGGCAGGACGCCGACGACCAGACCACCGAGTCCGACATCAGCCGGTGGGTGCGCCCCGCCGATCTGTTGGCCGATCTGGAGTCCGGCGATGCCGTGATGTTGCCACCGACCGAGTTGCAGCTGGAACGCATCCGACGGGCCCCGGACGCGCAGGCGATGGTGCGCCTTCGTCCGCCGCTGATGACCGTCATGCCGGTTGCCGAGATGGGACCCGAAGGAGTTCGGCTCCGCACCCGGTATTACGGGTGA
- a CDS encoding MBL fold metallo-hydrolase, which translates to MTEVVWTGGAVSDRSAVILCPNPGPMTLEGTNTWVLHSTSTDEVIVVDPGPLDEEHLTAIENYVEQIGARVALTLVTHGHFDHDEGVPLWVERTGSPVRGAGRGESFEDGDRISSGDIDLRVLVTPGHTKDSVSFAWDEERLLLTGDTVLGRGTSIVAHPDGNLTSYLASLEALYAAASEGGSLLAPGHGPATTDAAAVIDFYRKHRAERLEQVRAALKDSDPDTEDLAQAIVELVYADVSKDVWPAAKATVQAQLEYLELQR; encoded by the coding sequence ATGACCGAAGTTGTTTGGACCGGCGGCGCCGTCAGCGACCGCTCCGCAGTGATCCTGTGCCCCAACCCGGGACCGATGACGTTGGAGGGCACCAACACCTGGGTGCTGCACTCGACCTCGACCGACGAGGTGATCGTCGTCGACCCAGGCCCGCTCGACGAGGAGCACCTCACCGCGATCGAGAACTACGTCGAGCAGATCGGCGCCCGCGTTGCGCTGACATTGGTGACCCACGGTCACTTCGACCACGACGAGGGCGTGCCCCTATGGGTGGAGCGCACCGGTTCACCCGTGCGTGGCGCCGGCCGCGGCGAGTCCTTCGAGGACGGCGACCGGATCTCGTCGGGCGACATCGACCTTCGCGTACTGGTGACGCCCGGCCACACCAAGGACTCCGTGTCCTTCGCCTGGGACGAGGAGCGTCTGCTGCTCACCGGCGACACCGTGCTGGGACGCGGCACCTCGATCGTGGCGCACCCCGACGGGAACCTGACCAGCTACCTGGCCTCGCTCGAAGCGCTTTACGCGGCGGCGTCCGAGGGTGGTTCGTTGCTCGCCCCCGGCCACGGGCCGGCCACGACCGATGCGGCAGCGGTCATCGACTTCTACCGCAAGCACCGCGCCGAGCGTCTCGAGCAGGTGCGCGCTGCGCTCAAGGACTCCGACCCGGACACCGAGGACCTCGCCCAGGCGATCGTCGAACTGGTGTACGCCGATGTGTCCAAGGACGTCTGGCCGGCGGCCAAGGCGACCGTGCAGGCGCAGTTGGAGTACCTCGAACTCCAGCGTTGA
- a CDS encoding Crp/Fnr family transcriptional regulator, giving the protein MDTQSVRKAPLFAALDDQAAEALLESMTRTKVPRGQELFHEGDQGDSLYVITDGKVKLGRRSPDGRENLLAILGRGEMLGELSLFDPGARTATATAVADTELVGIGHQAMSDFLSSRPEVAMTMLTALARRLRRTNEALGDLVFTDVPGRVAKALLDLSLRFGKPVDEGVLVAHDLTQEELAQLVGASRETVNKALADFSARGWVKLEARAVTLLDVERLQRRSR; this is encoded by the coding sequence GTGGACACCCAATCCGTGCGCAAAGCACCTCTCTTCGCAGCGTTGGACGACCAGGCGGCCGAGGCGCTGCTGGAGTCGATGACCCGCACCAAGGTGCCCCGCGGGCAGGAACTGTTCCACGAGGGCGATCAGGGCGACTCGCTCTACGTGATCACCGACGGCAAGGTGAAGCTGGGCCGACGCTCCCCCGACGGACGCGAGAACCTGCTGGCCATCCTCGGCCGCGGCGAGATGCTCGGTGAGCTGTCGCTGTTCGACCCGGGCGCCCGCACCGCCACCGCGACCGCCGTCGCCGACACCGAACTCGTCGGCATCGGCCACCAGGCGATGAGCGACTTCCTGAGCAGCCGCCCCGAAGTGGCGATGACCATGCTCACCGCGCTGGCCCGCCGGTTGCGCCGCACCAACGAGGCCCTCGGCGACCTCGTGTTCACCGACGTCCCCGGACGCGTCGCCAAGGCCTTGCTGGACCTCTCCCTGCGTTTCGGCAAGCCGGTGGACGAAGGCGTGCTGGTCGCGCACGACCTCACCCAGGAGGAGCTCGCCCAGCTGGTCGGCGCTTCCCGTGAGACGGTCAACAAGGCCCTCGCCGATTTCTCCGCGCGCGGTTGGGTCAAGCTCGAGGCTCGCGCGGTGACGCTGCTGGACGTCGAGCGGCTGCAGCGCCGCAGCCGCTAG
- the nth gene encoding endonuclease III, with the protein MKPIDIENETPVARTRRARKTYRVLADFYPYAHCELDFETPLQLLVATILSAQTTDVGVNKVTPVLFERYPDAKALAEADRTELEELLRPTGFFRAKANSVQTLGQVLVERFGGEVPNKLAHLVTLPGVGRKTANVVLGNAFDVPGITVDTHFGRVARRLGWTDETDPVKVEHAIGELFPRKEWTMLSHVLIFHGRRICHAKRPACGACPVARWCPSYGEGEIDEDKARKLLKFELAPGREDDLARLRAEYSS; encoded by the coding sequence GTGAAGCCGATCGACATCGAGAACGAGACACCGGTGGCTCGCACCCGGCGCGCTCGCAAGACCTACCGGGTGCTCGCCGACTTCTACCCGTACGCGCACTGTGAACTCGACTTCGAGACGCCGCTGCAACTGCTCGTGGCGACGATCCTGTCGGCCCAGACGACGGACGTCGGGGTCAACAAGGTGACGCCGGTGCTGTTCGAGCGCTACCCCGACGCGAAAGCGCTCGCGGAGGCCGATCGCACCGAACTGGAGGAGCTGTTGCGTCCCACCGGGTTCTTCCGGGCCAAGGCGAACTCGGTGCAGACACTCGGCCAGGTGCTGGTCGAACGATTCGGGGGCGAGGTGCCGAACAAGCTCGCCCACCTCGTCACCCTGCCCGGTGTGGGCCGCAAGACCGCGAACGTCGTGCTGGGCAATGCTTTCGACGTCCCGGGCATCACGGTCGACACCCACTTCGGCCGGGTCGCCCGACGGCTCGGCTGGACCGACGAGACCGACCCGGTGAAGGTCGAGCACGCGATCGGTGAGCTGTTCCCGCGCAAGGAGTGGACGATGCTCAGCCACGTGCTGATCTTCCACGGCCGACGCATCTGTCACGCCAAGCGTCCGGCGTGCGGTGCGTGCCCGGTCGCGCGGTGGTGCCCGTCCTACGGCGAGGGCGAGATCGACGAGGACAAGGCGCGCAAGCTGTTGAAGTTCGAACTGGCGCCCGGGCGTGAGGACGACCTCGCACGCCTGCGCGCGGAGTACTCCTCGTGA
- a CDS encoding NUDIX hydrolase has translation MTAPVPAWLPRLMERAGADDSFFNSFGLPEGRRSAVLILFAPHPDAGEDVLLTQRSEVMRKHPGQVSFPGGGIDPTDADATAAALREAHEEVDLDASEVTVLGELAPVPLTVTGYHVTPVIGWWHDPGEIHAKSRQEVDRVVRVALSDLTDPANRFSAVHPARTFKAPAFEVDGLYVWGFTAILLDAVLKLAGLEQPWDVEDERPVPARFLLR, from the coding sequence GTGACCGCTCCCGTCCCGGCCTGGCTGCCGAGGTTGATGGAGCGGGCGGGCGCCGACGACTCGTTCTTCAACTCCTTCGGCCTGCCCGAGGGGCGGCGCTCGGCGGTGCTGATCCTCTTCGCCCCGCACCCCGACGCAGGCGAGGACGTGCTGCTCACCCAGCGCTCGGAGGTGATGCGCAAGCATCCCGGCCAGGTGTCGTTCCCCGGCGGCGGCATCGACCCGACGGACGCCGACGCGACAGCGGCCGCGCTGCGCGAGGCCCACGAGGAGGTCGACCTCGATGCGTCCGAGGTCACCGTGCTGGGCGAGTTGGCACCCGTACCGCTCACCGTCACCGGCTACCACGTCACCCCGGTGATCGGGTGGTGGCACGACCCGGGCGAGATCCACGCCAAGAGCCGGCAAGAGGTCGACCGCGTGGTGCGTGTCGCCCTGTCGGACCTCACCGATCCGGCCAACCGGTTCAGTGCCGTCCACCCGGCCCGCACCTTCAAGGCTCCGGCATTCGAGGTCGACGGCCTCTACGTCTGGGGTTTCACCGCGATCCTGCTCGACGCCGTCCTCAAGCTCGCCGGCCTGGAGCAGCCCTGGGATGTCGAGGACGAACGTCCGGTGCCTGCACGCTTCCTGCTCCGTTGA
- a CDS encoding phage holin family protein, whose product MAQERTLGQLVADASQDLQSIVKGEIALAKMEIKSDVSKGGKGAGLLVGAGIFGLFTLGFLLTAGAWGLFAAGLPRWAAFLIVGGVLLLITLILALMGKSALSKMQGKPVKTIDNAEKTIAALKPPKAS is encoded by the coding sequence ATGGCCCAGGAGCGCACACTCGGTCAGCTGGTCGCTGATGCGTCGCAGGATCTTCAGTCGATCGTCAAGGGTGAGATCGCCCTTGCCAAGATGGAGATCAAGTCAGACGTCAGCAAGGGCGGCAAGGGTGCAGGCCTGCTCGTCGGCGCAGGGATCTTCGGTCTCTTCACGCTCGGCTTCCTGCTCACTGCCGGCGCATGGGGCCTGTTCGCTGCGGGCCTTCCGCGTTGGGCGGCCTTCCTGATCGTCGGTGGCGTGCTGCTGCTGATCACGCTGATCCTCGCCCTGATGGGCAAGAGCGCGCTGAGCAAGATGCAGGGCAAGCCGGTCAAGACGATCGACAACGCGGAGAAGACGATTGCCGCGCTGAAGCCGCCGAAGGCTTCCTGA
- the nhaA gene encoding Na+/H+ antiporter NhaA, with amino-acid sequence MTTPTRPKLFSRGEWPEAQRIAALLRLETVGGALLLIATVLALIWTNSPWRDAYTSLSKTHLDIPALGIELSLAHWAADGLLAVFFFVVGLELKHEFVHGDLRDPAKATVPIVAAACGVAVPALLYVVAQLVLDGNTKGWAIPTATDIAFALAVLAVIGSHLPSALRSFLLTLAVVDDLIAITIIALFFTSDLNLVMLALAIVPLALFGWVARTRSHPWWLLIPLGVATWVLVLNSGIHATIAGVLLGLIVPAARGADGHSLGERIEHRVRPLSAGFCVPVFAFFAAGVSFVGGDILAALTDPITIGIMVGLVVGKVIGIFGSTYVLARFTRADLDDDLAWSDVFGLSLLAGIGFTVSLLIGELAFGPGSEADEHVKIGVLLGSLTAALLATIVLRRRDKVYKRIHEQESRDDDLDGIPDVYQRAQDGGRAGTTGAK; translated from the coding sequence ATGACCACTCCCACCCGTCCGAAATTGTTCTCTCGCGGCGAATGGCCCGAAGCGCAGCGCATCGCCGCGCTGCTCCGGCTCGAAACCGTCGGCGGTGCGCTGCTGCTGATCGCGACCGTGCTCGCGCTGATCTGGACCAACTCGCCGTGGCGCGACGCCTACACCTCGTTGTCGAAGACCCACCTCGACATTCCTGCGCTCGGTATCGAGCTCTCGCTCGCGCACTGGGCCGCCGACGGCCTGCTCGCCGTCTTCTTCTTCGTGGTGGGGCTGGAGCTCAAGCACGAGTTCGTGCACGGTGACCTGCGCGACCCCGCGAAGGCGACTGTGCCGATTGTCGCCGCCGCCTGTGGTGTGGCCGTGCCGGCCCTTCTCTATGTCGTCGCCCAGCTCGTGCTCGACGGCAACACAAAGGGGTGGGCGATCCCGACGGCCACCGACATCGCCTTCGCGCTGGCCGTGCTCGCGGTCATCGGCAGTCATCTGCCGTCCGCGCTGCGCTCGTTCCTGTTGACTCTCGCCGTCGTGGACGATCTGATCGCCATCACGATCATCGCGTTGTTCTTCACCTCGGATCTGAACCTGGTCATGCTCGCGCTCGCGATCGTCCCGCTGGCGTTGTTCGGTTGGGTGGCGCGCACCCGCAGTCACCCGTGGTGGCTGTTGATCCCGCTGGGCGTTGCGACGTGGGTGCTGGTCCTGAACTCCGGTATCCACGCGACGATCGCCGGCGTCCTGCTCGGCCTGATCGTTCCGGCCGCCAGGGGCGCAGACGGTCACAGCCTCGGCGAGCGTATCGAGCACCGCGTCCGTCCCCTGTCGGCCGGCTTCTGCGTGCCGGTGTTCGCGTTCTTCGCAGCCGGTGTCAGCTTCGTCGGCGGCGACATCCTGGCCGCGCTGACCGACCCCATCACCATCGGGATCATGGTCGGCCTCGTCGTCGGCAAGGTGATCGGCATCTTCGGTTCGACGTACGTGCTCGCCAGGTTCACCCGCGCCGACCTCGACGACGACCTCGCCTGGTCCGATGTGTTCGGTCTCTCATTGCTGGCCGGTATCGGCTTCACGGTGTCGCTGCTGATCGGCGAGCTCGCGTTCGGCCCCGGCAGCGAGGCCGACGAGCACGTGAAGATCGGGGTGCTTCTCGGCTCGCTCACCGCGGCATTGCTGGCAACGATCGTGTTGCGTCGCCGCGACAAGGTCTACAAGCGCATCCACGAGCAGGAGTCGCGCGACGACGACCTCGATGGCATCCCGGACGTCTACCAGCGTGCTCAGGACGGTGGACGCGCAGGGACCACGGGCGCGAAGTGA